Proteins co-encoded in one Setaria viridis chromosome 9, Setaria_viridis_v4.0, whole genome shotgun sequence genomic window:
- the LOC117839041 gene encoding probable xylan O-acetyltransferase 8, producing MVQIPAMTKRGNGRAPLSVVVAIIGGLALAGIIFTDDLRSLTEIMEKKEDKQKEQKRTSLPAGTRMMLTRPVEKVTPPPPVEKVTPAAAAAKGAFDPSRCSVTEGYWAYNRSKKLHYTDQTCPFIDRQVSCQRNGRPDSDYLYWDWHLDDCNLPRFDPAALLEKLRGKRMMFVGDSLQMGQWLSFVCLVNSAVPYTARTMERSTTLSVFTATEYNATIEFYWAPYLVEANSDRNIRLGADGRVLHVDAVELHAKHWKGADILVFDSYVWWMSGSRIKTVWGAFGDDGYEELDAWVAFRLGLKTWANWVDANIDPNATRVFFMSISTTHMRSEDWGREGGIRCYNETWPITRKGYWGSGADRRMMEVVSDVLGRMRVPVALLNVTQLTEHRVDAHVSVYTETGGELLTDAQRADPQTYTDCIHWCLPGVPDTWNQILYAHL from the exons ATGGTGCAGATACCAGCGATGACGAAGAGGGGGAATGGGCGGGCCCCGCtgtcggtggtggtggcgatcATCGGCGGGCTGGCTCTGGCGGGCATCATCTTCACCGACGACCTCCGCTCGCTCACTG AGATCATGGAGAAGAAGGAGGACAAACAGAAGGAGCAGAAGCGGACGTCTCTACCGGCCGGGACGAGAATGATGTTGACGAGGCCGGTCGAGAaggtgacgccgccgccgccggtcgagAAGGTGacgccggcggctgcggcggcgaagGGGGCGTTCGACCCGAGCCGGTGCAGCGTGACGGAGGGATACTGGGCGTACAACAGGTCCAAGAAGCTGCATTACACGGACCAGACGTGTCCGTTCATCGACAGGCAGGTCTCGTGCCAGAGGAACGGCAGGCCGGACAGTGACTACCTCTACTGGGATTGGCATCTCGACGACTGCAACCTACCAAG GTTCGACCCGGCGGCGTTGCTGGAGAAGCTGCGGGGGAAGCGGATGATGTTCGTGGGCGACTCGCTGCAGATGGGGCAGTGGCTCTCCTTCGTGTGCCTCGTCAACTCCGCCGTGCCCTACACCGCCAGGACCATGGAGCGCAGCACCACCCTCTCCGTCTTCACCGCCACG GAGTACAACGCGACGATCGAGTTCTACTGGGCGCCGTACCTGGTGGAGGCCAACTCCGACCGCAACATCCGGCTGGGCGCCGATGGCCGGGTGCTGCACGTCGACGCCGTCGAGCTGCACGCCAAGCACTGGAAGGGCGCCGACATCCTCGTCTTCGACAGCTACGTCTGGTGGATGAGCGGGAGCAGGATCAAGACGGT GTGGGGCGCGTTTGGAGACGACGGGTACGAGGAGCTGGACGCCTGGGTGGCGTTCCGGCTGGGCCTCAAGACATGGGCCAACTGGGTCGACGCCAACATCGATCCAAACGCCACCAGGGTCTTCTTCATGTCCATCTCCACCACGCACATGAG GAGCGAGGACTGGGGCCGTGAGGGCGGCATCCGTTGCTACAACGAGACGTGGCCCATCACGCGGAAGGGCTACTGGGGCAGCGGCGCCGACCGCCGGATGATGGAGGTGGTGTCCGACGTGCTGGGCCGGATGCGGGTGCCCGTCGCGCTGCTCAACGTCACGCAGCTCACGGAGCACCGCGTCGACGCCCACGTCTCCGTCTACACCGAGACCGGCGGCGAGCTGCTCACCGACGCGCAGAGGGCCGACCCGCAGACCTACACCGATTGCATCCACTGGTGCCTGCCCGGCGTGCCGGACACGTGGAACCAGATCCTCTACGCGCACCTGTAG
- the LOC117839040 gene encoding asparagine synthetase [glutamine-hydrolyzing] 1 has product MCGIFAVLGCADCSQAQRARVLACSRRLKHRGPDWSGLYQHEGNFLAHQRLSVVSPLSGDQPLFNEDRTVVVVANGEIYNHKKIRKQFTGKHTFTTGSDCEVIIALYEEYGENFVDMLDGVFAFVLYDTRNKTFMAARDAIGVNPLYIGWGGDGSVWFSSEMKALNEDCVRFELFPPGHLYSSAAAEFRRWYNPRWFLEQVPAAPYDPLVLRAAFEKAVIKRLMTDAPFGVLLSGGLDSSLVASVTKRHLVETEAAKKFGTELHSFVVGLEGSPDLKAAREVADYLGTIHHEFYFTVQDGIDAIEEVIYHDETYDVTTIRASTPMFLMARKIKSLGVKMVLSGEGSDELLGGYLYFHFAPNKEEFHKETCRKVKALHQYDCLRANKATSAWGLEIRVPFLDKEFVDVAMGMDPEWKMYDKDLGRIEKWVMRKAFEDEENPYLPKHILYRQKEQFSDGVGYSWIDGLKAFTEQQVTDEMMINAAKVYPYNTPVNKEAYYYRMIFERLFPQDSARETVPWGPSIACSTPAAIEWVEQWKASNDPSGRFISSHDAAATTTADQTAGAAHANGNGVAPVANGHAAANGSVNGTEVAVAIAA; this is encoded by the exons ATGTGTGGCATCTTCGCCGTGCTCGGGTGCGCCGACTGCTCCCAGGCCCAGAGGGCTCGCGTCCTCGCGTGCTCCCGCAG GCTGAAGCACAGGGGTCCTGACTGGTCGGGGCTGTACCAGCACGAGGGCAACTTCCTCGCCCATCAGCGGCTCTCCGTCGTCTCCCCGCTGTCCGGCGACCAGCCGCTCTTCAACGAGGACCGCACCGTGGTCGTCGTG GCCAATGGAGAGATTTACAACCACAAGAAGATCAGGAAGCAGTTCACCGGCAAGCACACCTTTACCACCGGCAGTGACTGCGAGGTCATCATCGCTCTG TACGAGGAGTATGGCGAGAACTTTGTCGACATGCTGGACGGCGTGTTCGCCTTCGTGCTCTACGACACCCGCAACAAGACGTTCATGGCGGCGCGCGACGCCATCGGCGTCAACCCCCTCTACATTGGCTGGGGCGGCGACG GTTCCGTCTGGTTCTCCTCCGAGATGAAGGCGCTGAACGAGGACTGCGTCCGGTTCGAGCTCTTCCCGCCGGGGCACCTCtactccagcgccgccgccgagttcCGGCGCTGGTACAACCCGCGCTGGTTCCTCGAGCaggtgccggcggcgccgtACGACCCGCTCGTGCTCAGAGCGGCCTTCGAGAAG GCGGTTATCAAGAGGCTCATGACCGACGCGCCCTTCGGAGTCCTCCTCTCCGGCGGCCTCGACTCCTCTCTCGTCGCCTCAGTGACCAAGCGCCACCTCGTCGAGACCGAGGCTGCCAAAAAGTTCGGCACCGAGCTCCACTCCTTCGTCGTCGGCCTCGAG GGATCCCCGGACCTGAAGGCCGCCAGGGAGGTCGCTGACTACCTCGGAACCATCCACCACGAGTTCTATTTCACCGTACAG GACGGAATCGACGCGATCGAGGAGGTGATCTACCACGACGAGACCTACGACGTGACGACGATCCGGGCGAGCACGCCCATGTTCCTGATGGCACGCAAGATCAAGTCGCTGGGCGTCAAGATGGTGCTGTCCGGGGAAGGCTCCGACGAGCTCCTGGGCGGATACCTCTACTTCCACTTCGCGCCCAACAAGGAGGAGTTCCACAAGGAGACCTGCCGCAAG GTGAAGGCACTCCACCAGTACGACTGCTTGCGTGCCAACAAGGCGACCTCGGCATGGGGCCTGGAGATCCGCGTGCCGTTCCTCGACAAGGAGTTCGTCGACGTCGCCATGGGCATGGACCCTGAGTGGAAAATG TACGACAAGGATCTGGGTCGGATCGAGAAGTGGGTCATGAGGAAGGCGTTCGAAGACGAGGAGAACCCTTACCTGCCAAAG CATATTCTCTACAGGCAGAAGGAGCAGTTCAGTGACGGCGTTGGCTACAGCTGGATCGATGGCCTCAAGGCCTTCACTGAGCAGCAG GTCACCGATGAAATGATGATCAACGCTGCCAAAGTGTACCCCTACAACACGCCTGTCAACAAGGAGGCCTACTACTACCGGATGATCTTTGAGAGGCTCTTCCCTCAG GACTCGGCGAGGGAGACGGTGCCGTGGGGCCCGAGCATCGCGTGCAGCACGCCCGCGGCCATCGAGTGGGTGGAGCAGTGGAAGGCCTCAAACGACCCCTCCGGCCGGTTCATCTCCtcccacgacgccgccgccaccaccaccgccgaccAAACCGCCGGTGCCGCGCACGCCAACGGCAACGGGGTTGCGCCCGTAGCGAACGGCCACGCCGCGGCGAACGGCTCGGTCAACGGCACAGAGGTCGCGGTCGCGATCGCGGCGTGA
- the LOC117836335 gene encoding protein PMR5 gives MMLPFCGRRGGAVLAAVALSSYVVLLHAFALPAASALGVGLAGRHRRDATPGAASCDVFSGSWVLGDASASAYTGYNCPLIDAEFNCQLYGRPDSDYLRYRWKPAGCELPRFDGADFLTRMKGKTVMFVGDSLGRNQWESLVCLLHAAAPQSPAQLVSSDPLYNYKFLEYEVTVSFYRAPYLVDIDVVQGKKVLMLDDITENAEAWRDADVLSFNSGHWWTHTGAMQGWDYMGEAGRYYEDMDRTVAFQRGLTTWANWVDLNVDPAKTRVFFQAMSPTHYSSKEWPNPVSKNCYGETTPVVGLNSTTTTGQASSGQEQVIQAVLRGMKSPVRLLDITALSAMRKDAHPSVYSGDFSPAQRANPGGSVDCSHWCLPGLPDTWNQLFYTLLFYK, from the exons ATGATGCTGCCGTTCTGCGGCAGGAGGGGtggcgccgtcctcgccgccgttgCGTTGTCTTCCTATGTCGTCCTGCTGCACGCGTTCGCGCTGCCGGCAGCCTCGGCGCTCGGAGTCGGGCTGGCGGGGCGCCATCGGCGCGACGCCACGCCCGGCGCGGCGAGCTGCGACGTCTTCAGCGGCAGCTGGGTCCTCGGCGACGCGTCAGCCTCGGCGTACACCGGTTACAATTGCCCGCTCATCGACGCCGAGTTCAACTGCCAGCTCTACGGCCGGCCGGACTCCGACTACCTCCGGTACCGCTGGAAGCCGGCCGGATGCGAGCTCCCGAG GTTCGATGGCGCGGACTTCTTGACGCGGATGAAGGGGAAGACGGTGATGTTCGTGGGGGACTCGCTGGGGCGCAACCAGTGGGAGTCGCTCGTCTGcctgctccacgccgccgcgccgcagtCGCCGGCGCAGCTCGTCTCCTCGGACCCTCTCTACAACTACAAGTTCCTG GAGTACGAGGTGACGGTCTCCTTCTACCGCGCGCCGTATCTTGTGGACATCGACGTGGTCCAGGGGAAGAAGGTCCTGATGCTGGACGACATCACCGAGAACGCCGAGGCGTGGCGCGACGCCGACGTGCTCTCCTTCAACTCCGGCCACTGGTGGACGCACACCGGCGCGATGCAGGG GTGGGATTACATGGGGGAGGCCGGGCGGTACTACGAGGACATGGACCGGACGGTGGCGTTCCAGCGCGGCCTCACCACCTGGGCCAACTGGGTGGACCTCAACGTCGACCCGGCGAAGACCCGTGTCTTCTTCCAGGCCATGTCGCCCACGCACTACAG ttcGAAGGAGTGGCCCAACCCGGTATCCAAAAACTGCTACGGCGAGACGACTCCGGTGGTTGGGCTCAATTCGACGACCACCACCGGCCAGGCCTCATCGGGCCAGGAGCAGGTGATCCAGGCCGTGCTGCGGGGGATGAAGAGCCCCGTCCGCCTCCTCGACATCACGGCGCTGTCGGCGATGCGGAAGGACGCGCACCCGTCGGTGTACAGCGGCGACTTCTCGCCGGCGCAGCGCGCCAACCCCGGCGGCTCGGTGGACTGCAGCCACTGGTGCCTCCCCGGCCTCCCGGACACCTGGAACCAGCTCTTCTACACCCTCCTCTTCTACAAGTAG